The proteins below are encoded in one region of Apium graveolens cultivar Ventura chromosome 4, ASM990537v1, whole genome shotgun sequence:
- the LOC141721352 gene encoding uncharacterized protein LOC141721352 isoform X2, translating to MAAGQQKKRLNSANGVGYTHQEQNNLKRKKVVSSLKTNIILEWDDKGKNVVAKKEQVGIAQRDLSPFVDALPSCHSILADVVNIPQETFEIENLTEVLSYEVWQTHLSDKERELLAQFLPKGHDAQEIVQDLLEGDNFHFGNPYLKWGASLCSGYLHPDVVLNKERFLKASKKAYYSELQSYHYDMIRDLQILKERWSQNDIEHNLWRLGKHAEQNLVAHANKSTFHDLDDNLTSESCSSAANDKTCSSDELNFKSLHENSQRRNGFMEDTYDNASDGVKVVPRPRIGGKLQNANHQCGDGAKYMSYIKVSKEQHRRVKNSMKHFSNSIQSKSLNHVLGDLHTYYIQPYGEFEEEERQKLHVHWSKLANVDIAAAHTNLRSRQIKKQQVIHALGREMVAKLNYLKENEEKKTSCYLSDPVGEDSDPEPSTSTEDEDSEISNSFLEENMDNAATNHESSLCLEVGEHRNPACMIQQHTDIAAVINGPAMDDETGYVSTPTQNHQLQHNPLPGGNHVFNPMDFVSDDIPIMPEPGDLLPNVSKFTENVRPMAVPCSQETPLSVACDVWPAVSMSNAYYNSTHVSHDYASANELSNGHSQILKEHPTQLLNLKSDMHEVNLGKELSGRQSNDIFSSSYPNQVQNQQFELFSKGLGTVQYLHEQKPRMLDVQPVANMMIDNSQLVGNFTEQLHPSMALDLGRNRLMDPFIHESIQESMYLNGLRHALPSNDHFSSPLASPTLNMQSWGANSVQHPGLSQSHPNGGELLSQNWVSVDNNDCGSWSGLEANLCQNQNFGNGSIADQSLFSVLSQCNNMNPSTGLRTSFPPQERFTQSVNHSGGVIPATSNLIPGMVNQHIYLNGHENINGLKANTGWTGLPHQNTALHDSLGKPYLRYWNQ from the exons ATGGCTGCTGGTCAGCAGAAGAAACGTTTAAATTCTGCGAATGGTGTTGGTTACACCCATCAGGAGCAAAATAACTTGAAACGGAAAAAAGTGGTATCAAGCCTCAAGACAAATATTATTCTTGAGTGGGATGACAAGGGGAAGAATGTTGTGGCTAAGAAGGAGCAGGTCGGCATTGCACAGAGAGATTTGTCACCTTTCGTTGATGCACTTCCTAGTTGCCACAGTATCTTGGCTGACGTAGTCAATATTCCTCAGGAAACTTTTGAAATAGAAAATTTGACGGAGGTGCTTTCCTATGAG GTTTGGCAAACTCATCTATCTGATAAAGAGAGAGAATTGCTCGCTCAGTTTCTTCCAAAAGGACACGATGCTCAAGAGATTGTTCAAGACTTGCTTGAGGGGGATAACTTTCACTTTGGAAATCCATATTTAAAATG GGGTGCTTCTCTTTGTTCAGGTTATCTTCATCCTGATGTTGTTCTTAACAAGGAACGTTTTTTAAAAGCTAGTAAGAAAGCCTACTATTCAGAGCTACAAAGCTACCACTATGA CATGATCAGGGATCTACAAATTCTGAAAGAAAGATGGTCACAAAATGATATTGAGCATAATTTATGGAG GTTGGGGAAACACGCTGAACAAAATTTGGTTGCTCATGCAAATAAATCAACATTTCATGATTTGGATGATAACCTCACATCTGAATCATGTTCATCTGCTGCTAATGATAAAACATGTAGTAGTGATGAATTGAATTTTAAATCACTGCATGAGAATTCCCAAAGGAG AAATGGTTTTATGGAGGATACATATGATAATGCATCTGATGGCGTCAAAGTAGTACCAAGACCCAGAATAGGGGGAAAATTACAGAATGCTAATCACCAGTGTGGTGATGGTGCCAAATATATGTCTTATATCAAG GTAAGCAAGGAGCAGCATCGACGTGTTAAGAATAGTATGAAGCATTTTAGCAATAGCATTCAGTCCAAGTCACTTAATCATGTTTTAGGTGACCTTCATACTTATTATATACAACCATACGGAGAGTTTGAGGAAGAAGAGCGGCAGAAGTTGCATGTGCACTG GTCGAAATTGGCAAACGTAGACATTGCTGCTGCTCACACAAACTTGAGAAGCAGGCAGATAAAAAAGCAGCAAGTGATACATGCTTTAGGGCGAGAAATGGTTGCAAAACTAAACTATTTGAAAGAG aatGAGGAAAAGAAGACTTCTTGTTACTTAAGTGATCCCGTTGGTGAAGATTCAGATCCCGAACCGTCAACATCAACAGAG GATGAGGACAGTGAGATATCTAATAGCTTTCTTGAGGAGAATATGGATAATGCTGCAACAAATCATGAATCATCCTTATGTTTGGAG GTCGGAGAGCACAGAAATCCGGCTTGCATGATTCAGCAGCACACTGATATTGCAGCGGTAATTAATGGACCTGCCATGGATGATGAAACTGGATATGTTTCTACACCGACACAGAATCATCAGCTGCAGCATAATCCATTACCTGGGGGCAATCATGTCTTCAACCCAATGGACTTCGTTTCAGATGATATTCCTATAATGCCCGAACCAGGTGATCTACTTCCCAACGTATCAAAGTTCACAGAAAATGTAAGACCAATGGCTGTTCCTTGTAGTCAGGAAACTCCTCTCTCCGTTGCTTGTGATGTTTGGCCAGCAGTTAGCATGTCGAATGCTTACTATAACTCTACTCATGTGAGTCATGATTACGCTTCTGCCAACGAACTATCAAATGGGCATTCACAAATTTTAAAAGAGCATCCAACACAATTGTTAAATTTGAAATCTGACATGCATGAAGTAAACCTTGGGAAAGAGTTGTCAGGTAGACAATCAAATGATATTTTCTCCAGTTCTTACCCTAATCAAGTGCAAAATCAGCAATTTGAATTATTCTCCAAAGGTCTAGGCACTGTACAGTATCTTCATGAGCAGAAACCTAGGATGTTAGATGTTCAGCCTGTGGCAAATATGATGATTGATAATAGTCAACTGGTTGGAAATTTCACGGAGCAGCTGCATCCATCAATGGCGCTTGATCTCGGGCGGAATAGATTAATGGATCCTTTCATACATGAGAGCATACAGGAGAGCATGTATTTAAATGGCCTTAGGCATGCACTTCCGAGTAATGATCACTTCTCGAGCCCTCTTGCCTCACCGACCCTCAACATGCAGAGTTGGGGTGCCAACAGCGTACAGCATCCAGGACTGTCCCAGTCTCATCCTAATGGTGGAGAATTGTTGAGCCAGAATTGGGTATCTGTTGATAATAATGACTGTGGTAGTTGGTCTGGTCTAGAAGCCAATCTTTGCCAGAACCAGAACTTTGGTAATGGAAGTATTGCAGATCAGAGCCTCTTCAGTGTTCTATCTCAATGTAATAATATGAATCCTAGCACTGGTCTTCGTACTTCATTTCCCCCTCAAGAACGATTCACTCAATCTGTAAACCACAGTGGTGGGGTTATTCCTGCAACTAGCAATCTAATACCAGGCATGGTTAATCAACATATCTACTTGAATGGGCATGAAAATATCAATGGCCTAAAGGCCAATACCGGATGGACCGGCCTGCCACATCAAAATACTGCTTTACATGATTCACTAGGAAAGCCATACTTGAGGTACTGGAATCAATAA
- the LOC141721352 gene encoding uncharacterized protein LOC141721352 isoform X3: protein MAAGQQKKRLNSANGVGYTHQEQNNLKRKKVVSSLKTNIILEWDDKGKNVVAKKEQVGIAQRDLSPFVDALPSCHSILADVVNIPQETFEIENLTEVLSYEVWQTHLSDKERELLAQFLPKGHDAQEIVQDLLEGDNFHFGNPYLKWGASLCSGYLHPDVVLNKERFLKASKKAYYSELQSYHYDMIRDLQILKERWSQNDIEHNLWSICRNGFMEDTYDNASDGVKVVPRPRIGGKLQNANHQCGDGAKYMSYIKVSKEQHRRVKNSMKHFSNSIQSKSLNHVLGDLHTYYIQPYGEFEEEERQKLHVHWSKLANVDIAAAHTNLRSRQIKKQQVIHALGREMVAKLNYLKENEEKKTSCYLSDPVGEDSDPEPSTSTEDEDSEISNSFLEENMDNAATNHESSLCLEVGEHRNPACMIQQHTDIAAVINGPAMDDETGYVSTPTQNHQLQHNPLPGGNHVFNPMDFVSDDIPIMPEPGDLLPNVSKFTENVRPMAVPCSQETPLSVACDVWPAVSMSNAYYNSTHVSHDYASANELSNGHSQILKEHPTQLLNLKSDMHEVNLGKELSGRQSNDIFSSSYPNQVQNQQFELFSKGLGTVQYLHEQKPRMLDVQPVANMMIDNSQLVGNFTEQLHPSMALDLGRNRLMDPFIHESIQESMYLNGLRHALPSNDHFSSPLASPTLNMQSWGANSVQHPGLSQSHPNGGELLSQNWVSVDNNDCGSWSGLEANLCQNQNFGNGSIADQSLFSVLSQCNNMNPSTGLRTSFPPQERFTQSVNHSGGVIPATSNLIPGMVNQHIYLNGHENINGLKANTGWTGLPHQNTALHDSLGKPYLRYWNQ, encoded by the exons ATGGCTGCTGGTCAGCAGAAGAAACGTTTAAATTCTGCGAATGGTGTTGGTTACACCCATCAGGAGCAAAATAACTTGAAACGGAAAAAAGTGGTATCAAGCCTCAAGACAAATATTATTCTTGAGTGGGATGACAAGGGGAAGAATGTTGTGGCTAAGAAGGAGCAGGTCGGCATTGCACAGAGAGATTTGTCACCTTTCGTTGATGCACTTCCTAGTTGCCACAGTATCTTGGCTGACGTAGTCAATATTCCTCAGGAAACTTTTGAAATAGAAAATTTGACGGAGGTGCTTTCCTATGAG GTTTGGCAAACTCATCTATCTGATAAAGAGAGAGAATTGCTCGCTCAGTTTCTTCCAAAAGGACACGATGCTCAAGAGATTGTTCAAGACTTGCTTGAGGGGGATAACTTTCACTTTGGAAATCCATATTTAAAATG GGGTGCTTCTCTTTGTTCAGGTTATCTTCATCCTGATGTTGTTCTTAACAAGGAACGTTTTTTAAAAGCTAGTAAGAAAGCCTACTATTCAGAGCTACAAAGCTACCACTATGA CATGATCAGGGATCTACAAATTCTGAAAGAAAGATGGTCACAAAATGATATTGAGCATAATTTATGGAG CATCTGCAGAAATGGTTTTATGGAGGATACATATGATAATGCATCTGATGGCGTCAAAGTAGTACCAAGACCCAGAATAGGGGGAAAATTACAGAATGCTAATCACCAGTGTGGTGATGGTGCCAAATATATGTCTTATATCAAG GTAAGCAAGGAGCAGCATCGACGTGTTAAGAATAGTATGAAGCATTTTAGCAATAGCATTCAGTCCAAGTCACTTAATCATGTTTTAGGTGACCTTCATACTTATTATATACAACCATACGGAGAGTTTGAGGAAGAAGAGCGGCAGAAGTTGCATGTGCACTG GTCGAAATTGGCAAACGTAGACATTGCTGCTGCTCACACAAACTTGAGAAGCAGGCAGATAAAAAAGCAGCAAGTGATACATGCTTTAGGGCGAGAAATGGTTGCAAAACTAAACTATTTGAAAGAG aatGAGGAAAAGAAGACTTCTTGTTACTTAAGTGATCCCGTTGGTGAAGATTCAGATCCCGAACCGTCAACATCAACAGAG GATGAGGACAGTGAGATATCTAATAGCTTTCTTGAGGAGAATATGGATAATGCTGCAACAAATCATGAATCATCCTTATGTTTGGAG GTCGGAGAGCACAGAAATCCGGCTTGCATGATTCAGCAGCACACTGATATTGCAGCGGTAATTAATGGACCTGCCATGGATGATGAAACTGGATATGTTTCTACACCGACACAGAATCATCAGCTGCAGCATAATCCATTACCTGGGGGCAATCATGTCTTCAACCCAATGGACTTCGTTTCAGATGATATTCCTATAATGCCCGAACCAGGTGATCTACTTCCCAACGTATCAAAGTTCACAGAAAATGTAAGACCAATGGCTGTTCCTTGTAGTCAGGAAACTCCTCTCTCCGTTGCTTGTGATGTTTGGCCAGCAGTTAGCATGTCGAATGCTTACTATAACTCTACTCATGTGAGTCATGATTACGCTTCTGCCAACGAACTATCAAATGGGCATTCACAAATTTTAAAAGAGCATCCAACACAATTGTTAAATTTGAAATCTGACATGCATGAAGTAAACCTTGGGAAAGAGTTGTCAGGTAGACAATCAAATGATATTTTCTCCAGTTCTTACCCTAATCAAGTGCAAAATCAGCAATTTGAATTATTCTCCAAAGGTCTAGGCACTGTACAGTATCTTCATGAGCAGAAACCTAGGATGTTAGATGTTCAGCCTGTGGCAAATATGATGATTGATAATAGTCAACTGGTTGGAAATTTCACGGAGCAGCTGCATCCATCAATGGCGCTTGATCTCGGGCGGAATAGATTAATGGATCCTTTCATACATGAGAGCATACAGGAGAGCATGTATTTAAATGGCCTTAGGCATGCACTTCCGAGTAATGATCACTTCTCGAGCCCTCTTGCCTCACCGACCCTCAACATGCAGAGTTGGGGTGCCAACAGCGTACAGCATCCAGGACTGTCCCAGTCTCATCCTAATGGTGGAGAATTGTTGAGCCAGAATTGGGTATCTGTTGATAATAATGACTGTGGTAGTTGGTCTGGTCTAGAAGCCAATCTTTGCCAGAACCAGAACTTTGGTAATGGAAGTATTGCAGATCAGAGCCTCTTCAGTGTTCTATCTCAATGTAATAATATGAATCCTAGCACTGGTCTTCGTACTTCATTTCCCCCTCAAGAACGATTCACTCAATCTGTAAACCACAGTGGTGGGGTTATTCCTGCAACTAGCAATCTAATACCAGGCATGGTTAATCAACATATCTACTTGAATGGGCATGAAAATATCAATGGCCTAAAGGCCAATACCGGATGGACCGGCCTGCCACATCAAAATACTGCTTTACATGATTCACTAGGAAAGCCATACTTGAGGTACTGGAATCAATAA
- the LOC141721352 gene encoding uncharacterized protein LOC141721352 isoform X6, which yields MLDTRQSDRVWQTHLSDKERELLAQFLPKGHDAQEIVQDLLEGDNFHFGNPYLKWGASLCSGYLHPDVVLNKERFLKASKKAYYSELQSYHYDMIRDLQILKERWSQNDIEHNLWRLGKHAEQNLVAHANKSTFHDLDDNLTSESCSSAANDKTCSSDELNFKSLHENSQRSICRNGFMEDTYDNASDGVKVVPRPRIGGKLQNANHQCGDGAKYMSYIKVSKEQHRRVKNSMKHFSNSIQSKSLNHVLGDLHTYYIQPYGEFEEEERQKLHVHWSKLANVDIAAAHTNLRSRQIKKQQVIHALGREMVAKLNYLKENEEKKTSCYLSDPVGEDSDPEPSTSTEDEDSEISNSFLEENMDNAATNHESSLCLEVGEHRNPACMIQQHTDIAAVINGPAMDDETGYVSTPTQNHQLQHNPLPGGNHVFNPMDFVSDDIPIMPEPGDLLPNVSKFTENVRPMAVPCSQETPLSVACDVWPAVSMSNAYYNSTHVSHDYASANELSNGHSQILKEHPTQLLNLKSDMHEVNLGKELSGRQSNDIFSSSYPNQVQNQQFELFSKGLGTVQYLHEQKPRMLDVQPVANMMIDNSQLVGNFTEQLHPSMALDLGRNRLMDPFIHESIQESMYLNGLRHALPSNDHFSSPLASPTLNMQSWGANSVQHPGLSQSHPNGGELLSQNWVSVDNNDCGSWSGLEANLCQNQNFGNGSIADQSLFSVLSQCNNMNPSTGLRTSFPPQERFTQSVNHSGGVIPATSNLIPGMVNQHIYLNGHENINGLKANTGWTGLPHQNTALHDSLGKPYLRYWNQ from the exons ATGTTGGACACTCGGCAGTCGGACAGG GTTTGGCAAACTCATCTATCTGATAAAGAGAGAGAATTGCTCGCTCAGTTTCTTCCAAAAGGACACGATGCTCAAGAGATTGTTCAAGACTTGCTTGAGGGGGATAACTTTCACTTTGGAAATCCATATTTAAAATG GGGTGCTTCTCTTTGTTCAGGTTATCTTCATCCTGATGTTGTTCTTAACAAGGAACGTTTTTTAAAAGCTAGTAAGAAAGCCTACTATTCAGAGCTACAAAGCTACCACTATGA CATGATCAGGGATCTACAAATTCTGAAAGAAAGATGGTCACAAAATGATATTGAGCATAATTTATGGAG GTTGGGGAAACACGCTGAACAAAATTTGGTTGCTCATGCAAATAAATCAACATTTCATGATTTGGATGATAACCTCACATCTGAATCATGTTCATCTGCTGCTAATGATAAAACATGTAGTAGTGATGAATTGAATTTTAAATCACTGCATGAGAATTCCCAAAGGAG CATCTGCAGAAATGGTTTTATGGAGGATACATATGATAATGCATCTGATGGCGTCAAAGTAGTACCAAGACCCAGAATAGGGGGAAAATTACAGAATGCTAATCACCAGTGTGGTGATGGTGCCAAATATATGTCTTATATCAAG GTAAGCAAGGAGCAGCATCGACGTGTTAAGAATAGTATGAAGCATTTTAGCAATAGCATTCAGTCCAAGTCACTTAATCATGTTTTAGGTGACCTTCATACTTATTATATACAACCATACGGAGAGTTTGAGGAAGAAGAGCGGCAGAAGTTGCATGTGCACTG GTCGAAATTGGCAAACGTAGACATTGCTGCTGCTCACACAAACTTGAGAAGCAGGCAGATAAAAAAGCAGCAAGTGATACATGCTTTAGGGCGAGAAATGGTTGCAAAACTAAACTATTTGAAAGAG aatGAGGAAAAGAAGACTTCTTGTTACTTAAGTGATCCCGTTGGTGAAGATTCAGATCCCGAACCGTCAACATCAACAGAG GATGAGGACAGTGAGATATCTAATAGCTTTCTTGAGGAGAATATGGATAATGCTGCAACAAATCATGAATCATCCTTATGTTTGGAG GTCGGAGAGCACAGAAATCCGGCTTGCATGATTCAGCAGCACACTGATATTGCAGCGGTAATTAATGGACCTGCCATGGATGATGAAACTGGATATGTTTCTACACCGACACAGAATCATCAGCTGCAGCATAATCCATTACCTGGGGGCAATCATGTCTTCAACCCAATGGACTTCGTTTCAGATGATATTCCTATAATGCCCGAACCAGGTGATCTACTTCCCAACGTATCAAAGTTCACAGAAAATGTAAGACCAATGGCTGTTCCTTGTAGTCAGGAAACTCCTCTCTCCGTTGCTTGTGATGTTTGGCCAGCAGTTAGCATGTCGAATGCTTACTATAACTCTACTCATGTGAGTCATGATTACGCTTCTGCCAACGAACTATCAAATGGGCATTCACAAATTTTAAAAGAGCATCCAACACAATTGTTAAATTTGAAATCTGACATGCATGAAGTAAACCTTGGGAAAGAGTTGTCAGGTAGACAATCAAATGATATTTTCTCCAGTTCTTACCCTAATCAAGTGCAAAATCAGCAATTTGAATTATTCTCCAAAGGTCTAGGCACTGTACAGTATCTTCATGAGCAGAAACCTAGGATGTTAGATGTTCAGCCTGTGGCAAATATGATGATTGATAATAGTCAACTGGTTGGAAATTTCACGGAGCAGCTGCATCCATCAATGGCGCTTGATCTCGGGCGGAATAGATTAATGGATCCTTTCATACATGAGAGCATACAGGAGAGCATGTATTTAAATGGCCTTAGGCATGCACTTCCGAGTAATGATCACTTCTCGAGCCCTCTTGCCTCACCGACCCTCAACATGCAGAGTTGGGGTGCCAACAGCGTACAGCATCCAGGACTGTCCCAGTCTCATCCTAATGGTGGAGAATTGTTGAGCCAGAATTGGGTATCTGTTGATAATAATGACTGTGGTAGTTGGTCTGGTCTAGAAGCCAATCTTTGCCAGAACCAGAACTTTGGTAATGGAAGTATTGCAGATCAGAGCCTCTTCAGTGTTCTATCTCAATGTAATAATATGAATCCTAGCACTGGTCTTCGTACTTCATTTCCCCCTCAAGAACGATTCACTCAATCTGTAAACCACAGTGGTGGGGTTATTCCTGCAACTAGCAATCTAATACCAGGCATGGTTAATCAACATATCTACTTGAATGGGCATGAAAATATCAATGGCCTAAAGGCCAATACCGGATGGACCGGCCTGCCACATCAAAATACTGCTTTACATGATTCACTAGGAAAGCCATACTTGAGGTACTGGAATCAATAA
- the LOC141721352 gene encoding uncharacterized protein LOC141721352 isoform X1, with protein sequence MAAGQQKKRLNSANGVGYTHQEQNNLKRKKVVSSLKTNIILEWDDKGKNVVAKKEQVGIAQRDLSPFVDALPSCHSILADVVNIPQETFEIENLTEVLSYEVWQTHLSDKERELLAQFLPKGHDAQEIVQDLLEGDNFHFGNPYLKWGASLCSGYLHPDVVLNKERFLKASKKAYYSELQSYHYDMIRDLQILKERWSQNDIEHNLWRLGKHAEQNLVAHANKSTFHDLDDNLTSESCSSAANDKTCSSDELNFKSLHENSQRSICRNGFMEDTYDNASDGVKVVPRPRIGGKLQNANHQCGDGAKYMSYIKVSKEQHRRVKNSMKHFSNSIQSKSLNHVLGDLHTYYIQPYGEFEEEERQKLHVHWSKLANVDIAAAHTNLRSRQIKKQQVIHALGREMVAKLNYLKENEEKKTSCYLSDPVGEDSDPEPSTSTEDEDSEISNSFLEENMDNAATNHESSLCLEVGEHRNPACMIQQHTDIAAVINGPAMDDETGYVSTPTQNHQLQHNPLPGGNHVFNPMDFVSDDIPIMPEPGDLLPNVSKFTENVRPMAVPCSQETPLSVACDVWPAVSMSNAYYNSTHVSHDYASANELSNGHSQILKEHPTQLLNLKSDMHEVNLGKELSGRQSNDIFSSSYPNQVQNQQFELFSKGLGTVQYLHEQKPRMLDVQPVANMMIDNSQLVGNFTEQLHPSMALDLGRNRLMDPFIHESIQESMYLNGLRHALPSNDHFSSPLASPTLNMQSWGANSVQHPGLSQSHPNGGELLSQNWVSVDNNDCGSWSGLEANLCQNQNFGNGSIADQSLFSVLSQCNNMNPSTGLRTSFPPQERFTQSVNHSGGVIPATSNLIPGMVNQHIYLNGHENINGLKANTGWTGLPHQNTALHDSLGKPYLRYWNQ encoded by the exons ATGGCTGCTGGTCAGCAGAAGAAACGTTTAAATTCTGCGAATGGTGTTGGTTACACCCATCAGGAGCAAAATAACTTGAAACGGAAAAAAGTGGTATCAAGCCTCAAGACAAATATTATTCTTGAGTGGGATGACAAGGGGAAGAATGTTGTGGCTAAGAAGGAGCAGGTCGGCATTGCACAGAGAGATTTGTCACCTTTCGTTGATGCACTTCCTAGTTGCCACAGTATCTTGGCTGACGTAGTCAATATTCCTCAGGAAACTTTTGAAATAGAAAATTTGACGGAGGTGCTTTCCTATGAG GTTTGGCAAACTCATCTATCTGATAAAGAGAGAGAATTGCTCGCTCAGTTTCTTCCAAAAGGACACGATGCTCAAGAGATTGTTCAAGACTTGCTTGAGGGGGATAACTTTCACTTTGGAAATCCATATTTAAAATG GGGTGCTTCTCTTTGTTCAGGTTATCTTCATCCTGATGTTGTTCTTAACAAGGAACGTTTTTTAAAAGCTAGTAAGAAAGCCTACTATTCAGAGCTACAAAGCTACCACTATGA CATGATCAGGGATCTACAAATTCTGAAAGAAAGATGGTCACAAAATGATATTGAGCATAATTTATGGAG GTTGGGGAAACACGCTGAACAAAATTTGGTTGCTCATGCAAATAAATCAACATTTCATGATTTGGATGATAACCTCACATCTGAATCATGTTCATCTGCTGCTAATGATAAAACATGTAGTAGTGATGAATTGAATTTTAAATCACTGCATGAGAATTCCCAAAGGAG CATCTGCAGAAATGGTTTTATGGAGGATACATATGATAATGCATCTGATGGCGTCAAAGTAGTACCAAGACCCAGAATAGGGGGAAAATTACAGAATGCTAATCACCAGTGTGGTGATGGTGCCAAATATATGTCTTATATCAAG GTAAGCAAGGAGCAGCATCGACGTGTTAAGAATAGTATGAAGCATTTTAGCAATAGCATTCAGTCCAAGTCACTTAATCATGTTTTAGGTGACCTTCATACTTATTATATACAACCATACGGAGAGTTTGAGGAAGAAGAGCGGCAGAAGTTGCATGTGCACTG GTCGAAATTGGCAAACGTAGACATTGCTGCTGCTCACACAAACTTGAGAAGCAGGCAGATAAAAAAGCAGCAAGTGATACATGCTTTAGGGCGAGAAATGGTTGCAAAACTAAACTATTTGAAAGAG aatGAGGAAAAGAAGACTTCTTGTTACTTAAGTGATCCCGTTGGTGAAGATTCAGATCCCGAACCGTCAACATCAACAGAG GATGAGGACAGTGAGATATCTAATAGCTTTCTTGAGGAGAATATGGATAATGCTGCAACAAATCATGAATCATCCTTATGTTTGGAG GTCGGAGAGCACAGAAATCCGGCTTGCATGATTCAGCAGCACACTGATATTGCAGCGGTAATTAATGGACCTGCCATGGATGATGAAACTGGATATGTTTCTACACCGACACAGAATCATCAGCTGCAGCATAATCCATTACCTGGGGGCAATCATGTCTTCAACCCAATGGACTTCGTTTCAGATGATATTCCTATAATGCCCGAACCAGGTGATCTACTTCCCAACGTATCAAAGTTCACAGAAAATGTAAGACCAATGGCTGTTCCTTGTAGTCAGGAAACTCCTCTCTCCGTTGCTTGTGATGTTTGGCCAGCAGTTAGCATGTCGAATGCTTACTATAACTCTACTCATGTGAGTCATGATTACGCTTCTGCCAACGAACTATCAAATGGGCATTCACAAATTTTAAAAGAGCATCCAACACAATTGTTAAATTTGAAATCTGACATGCATGAAGTAAACCTTGGGAAAGAGTTGTCAGGTAGACAATCAAATGATATTTTCTCCAGTTCTTACCCTAATCAAGTGCAAAATCAGCAATTTGAATTATTCTCCAAAGGTCTAGGCACTGTACAGTATCTTCATGAGCAGAAACCTAGGATGTTAGATGTTCAGCCTGTGGCAAATATGATGATTGATAATAGTCAACTGGTTGGAAATTTCACGGAGCAGCTGCATCCATCAATGGCGCTTGATCTCGGGCGGAATAGATTAATGGATCCTTTCATACATGAGAGCATACAGGAGAGCATGTATTTAAATGGCCTTAGGCATGCACTTCCGAGTAATGATCACTTCTCGAGCCCTCTTGCCTCACCGACCCTCAACATGCAGAGTTGGGGTGCCAACAGCGTACAGCATCCAGGACTGTCCCAGTCTCATCCTAATGGTGGAGAATTGTTGAGCCAGAATTGGGTATCTGTTGATAATAATGACTGTGGTAGTTGGTCTGGTCTAGAAGCCAATCTTTGCCAGAACCAGAACTTTGGTAATGGAAGTATTGCAGATCAGAGCCTCTTCAGTGTTCTATCTCAATGTAATAATATGAATCCTAGCACTGGTCTTCGTACTTCATTTCCCCCTCAAGAACGATTCACTCAATCTGTAAACCACAGTGGTGGGGTTATTCCTGCAACTAGCAATCTAATACCAGGCATGGTTAATCAACATATCTACTTGAATGGGCATGAAAATATCAATGGCCTAAAGGCCAATACCGGATGGACCGGCCTGCCACATCAAAATACTGCTTTACATGATTCACTAGGAAAGCCATACTTGAGGTACTGGAATCAATAA